A region from the Acyrthosiphon pisum isolate AL4f chromosome A1, pea_aphid_22Mar2018_4r6ur, whole genome shotgun sequence genome encodes:
- the LOC100159753 gene encoding uncharacterized protein LOC100159753 has translation MHCQRVGSTQAQDGRRHSQTQNTSFRALLAAGNEYRQEVGFSGRESHPDTVSNYGSEQRSIFQTKCEPDGFEGIGESGICRFERDHIIRYGRYMLMKIIPMKGQGKFNGTINDIKVNMTGKAELSPKNERGHSYLKLVEVKFKGFIGDARGRLVDTTKNPENSIFAETANMFYDTNRREVLDVLTPFIEEFCESLFLGVANQILSTLPFEEMFIEAAP, from the exons ATGCATTGTCAACGTGTGGGAAGCACTCAGGCCCAAGATGGGCGAAG gcattCCCAAACTCAAAATACCTCCTTTAGAGCCCTTCTTGCTGCCGGAAACGAATATAGACAGGAAGTCGGATTCTCTGGACGTGAAAGCCACCCTGACACAGTTAGCAATTATGGGAGTGAACAACGTAGTATTTTCCAAACTAAA TGTGAACCTGACGGATTTGAAGGGATCGGTGAGTCTGGCATTTGCCGATTTGAACGTGACCACATTATACGTTATGGACGCTATATGCTCATGAAAATCATACCCATGAAAGGGCAAGGAAAATTTAACGGCACCATCA ACGACATTAAAGTGAACATGACTGGAAAAGCGGAACTTAGTCCAAAAAACGAGCGTGGCCACAGTTACCTGAAACTCGTTGAGGTCAAATTTAAAGGGTTCATTGGCGACGCTAGAGGACGACTAGTTGACACAACTAAAAACCCGGAAAATAGTATTTTTG CTGAAACAGCCAACATGTTTTACGATACCAACAGACGCGAAGTGCTCGACGTACTTACACCGTTTATCGAAGAGTTTTGCGAGTCGCTCTTCTTGGGAGTAGCCAATCAGATACTGTCCACGCTGCCGTTTGAAGAAATGTTCATCGAAGCAGCACCTTAA